The Pantoea trifolii nucleotide sequence GATTGATCGTCTGCTGGAACGCGGCGCCAGCCGTGCAACGCTGTGTGTGGCCATCGGTCCGGCGATCGGGCCGTGCTGCTATGAGTTGGGTAACGATCTGGTGACACAGATACAGGATCGTGACGATCTTCCGCCGTTACCCTACTTCACTCAGCAGCCGCATAACGCACAAGCGATCCGTCCGCAGGCGCGGGCTCAGCAAGATGGAATCTGGTTTGATTTGCCTAATCTGGCGCGGCGCTTGTTGTTACAGCGGGGAATAGTGGCGGAACATATTGAGGTGCTAAACGTTTGTACTTACTGCATGGCGGAATCGGGTTCCAGCTATCGCTACAACACCCATTTTGACAGCGGCTATCAGTCACGTTTCTCGTGGATCCGCACGCGTGGTTGAGGGCTTCACATCCTTGTGAAGCCTTGTCGCTCAGTGAATTATCGCATTGAGCGCCAGTACGCCGGCTAAACCGAGAATCGAGATCAGCGTTTCCATCACCGTCCAGGTTTTCAGGGTTTCCACCACGCTCAGGTTGAAGTAGCCTTTGAACAGCCAGAAGCCGGGATCGTTAAC carries:
- a CDS encoding polyphenol oxidase family protein; the encoded protein is MAQHPHSGPRSRLLDAFSWLEYAFQPAGQPVPVNAAYGQQRHSANVLLANQNIPPKRCESDGLIGEDHLPVAVYTADCLPVLFADPQQQQVAAVHAGLKGTLGGVLNNAIDRLLERGASRATLCVAIGPAIGPCCYELGNDLVTQIQDRDDLPPLPYFTQQPHNAQAIRPQARAQQDGIWFDLPNLARRLLLQRGIVAEHIEVLNVCTYCMAESGSSYRYNTHFDSGYQSRFSWIRTRG